A stretch of Anas acuta chromosome 3, bAnaAcu1.1, whole genome shotgun sequence DNA encodes these proteins:
- the DNMT3A gene encoding DNA (cytosine-5)-methyltransferase 3A isoform X3 — translation MPSSGALDASSPVPDREALDTHKGEEEPEENQSKEEKQDPGTPMRKAGRPGRKRKHAQVESSDTPKDIAAVPKCPPPCPEASPAEPLPNGDLEADGAQWKGAEEGGTSPKGGRPEEDETESLADGETGRALENGRCTPKEGLDAPADEGELAPSDPQKKRGRRKLLEAAEKSKEEKEENNFDSLKMEGSRGRLRGGLGWESSLRQRPMQRHTFQAGDPYYISKRKRDEWLARWKREAEKKAKVIAVMNVVEETPRAEPQKEEEASPPASQQPTDPASPNVATTPEPVVADAVDKNTSKSADDEPEYEDGRGFGIGELVWGKLRGFSWWPGRIVSWWMTGRSRAAEGTRWVMWFGDGKFSVVCVEKLLPLSSFSSAFHQATYNKQPMYRKAIYEVLQVASSRAGKIFPACPENDETDTSKVVEIQNKQMIEWALGGFQPSGPKGLEPPEEERNPYKEVYTEMWVEPEAAAYAPPPPAKKPRKSTTEKPKVKEIIDERTRERLVYEVRQKCRNIEDICISCGSLNVTLEHPLFIGGMCQNCKNCFLECAYQYDDDGYQSYCTICCGGREVLMCGNNNCCRCFCVECVDLLVGPGAAQAAIKEDPWNCYMCGHKGIYGLLRRREDWPSRLQMFFANNHDQEFDPPKVYPPVPAEKRKPIRVLSLFDGIATGLLVLKDLGIQVDRYIASEVCEDSITVGMVRHQGKIMYVGDVRNVTQKHIQEWGPFDLVIGGSPCNDLSIVNPARKGLYEGTGRLFFEFYRLLHEARPKEGDDRPFFWLFENVVAMGVSDKRDISRFLESNPVMIDAKEVSAAHRARYFWGNLPGMNRPLASTVNDKLELQECLEHGRIAKFSKVRTITTRSNSIKQGKDQHFPVFMNEKEDILWCTEMERVFGFPVHYTDVSNMSRLARQRLLGRSWSVPVIRHLFAPLKEYFACV, via the exons GTGGAAAGCAGTGACACCCCCAAAGACATCGCGGCCGTCCCCAAGTGCCCCCCGCCCTGCCCGGAGGCCAGCCCCGCCGAGCCGCTGCCCAACGGGGACCTGGAGGCCGACGGGGCCCAGTGGAAGGGCGCCGAGGAGGGGGGCACGAGCCCCAAGGGCGGGCGCCCCGAGGAGGACGAGACGGAGAGCCTGGCGGACGGCGAGACGGGCCGGGCGCTGGAGAACGGCCGCTGCACCCCCAAGGAGGGCCTGGACGCCCCGGCCGATGAGGGTGAGCTGGCCCCTTCCGACCCCCAGAAGAAACGCGGGAGGAGGAAACTCCTGGAGGCCGCAGAGAAAA gcaaggaggagaaggaggaaaacaacTTCGACAGCCTGAAAATGGAG GGCTCCCGCGGGCGGCTGCGCggcgggctgggctgggagtcGAGCCTGCGGCAGCGCCCCATGCAGCGGCACACCTTCCAGGCCGGGGACCCCTACTACATCAGCAAGAGGAAGCGGGACGAGTGGCTGGCCCGCTGGAAGCGGGAG gCGGAGAAGAAGGCGAAGGTGATCGCCGTGATGAACGTGGTGGAGGAGACGCCGCGGGCCGAGCcccagaaggaggaggaggccagCCCCCCCGCCTCGCAGCAGCCCACCGACCCCGCCTCGCCCAACGTGGCCACCACCCCTGAGCCCGTGGTGGCCGACGCCGTCGACAAGAACACCTCCAAATCCGCCGACGACGAGCCCGAGTACGAG GACGGCCGCGGTTTTGGCATCGGGGAGCTGGTGTGGGGCAAGCTGCGCGGCTTCTCCTGGTGGCCGGGGCGCATCGTGTCCTGGTGGATGACGGGACGGAGCCGGGCGGCCGAGGGCACCCGCTGGGTGATGTGGTTTGGGGACGGCAAGTTCTCGGTG GTCTGCGTGGAGAAGCTCCTGCCCCTCAGCTCCTTCTCCAGCGCCTTCCACCAGGCCACCTACAACAAGCAGCCCATGTACCGCAAAGCCATCTACGAGGTGCTGCAG GTGGCGAGCAGCAGAGCGGGGAAGATCTTCCCGGCGTGCCCCGAAAACGACGAGACCGACACCTCCAAGGTGGTGGAGATCCAGAACAAGCAGATGATCGAGTGGGCGCTGGGAGGCTTCCAGCCCTCCGGCCCCAAGGGCCTGGAGCCCCCCGAGG AGGAGCGCAACCCCTACAAAGAGGTGTACACGGAGATGTGGGTCGAGCCCGAAGCCGCTGCCTACGCACCGCCCCCGCCCGCCAAAAAGCCCAGAAAAAGCACAACGGAGAAACCCAAGGTCAAGGAAATCATCGACGAGCGCACCCGAG AGCGACTCGTCTATGAGGTGCGGCAGAAATGCAGGAACATCGAAG ATATCTGCATCTCCTGCGGGAGCCTCAACGTCACCCTGGAGCACCCTCTGTTCATCGGGGGGATGTGCCAAAACTGCAAG aACTGCTTCTTGGAGTGCGCGTACCAGTACGACGACGATGGTTACCAGTCCTACTGCACCATCTGCTGCGGCGGCCGCGAGGTGCTCATGTGCGGCAACAACAACTGCTGCAG GTGCTTTTGCGTGGAGTGCGTGGACCTGCTGGTGGGCCCGGGGGCGGCGCAGGCGGCCATCAAGGAGGACCCCTGGAACTGCTACATGTGCGGCCACAAGGGCATCTACGGGCTGCTGCGGCGGCGGGAGGATTGGCCCTCCCGCCTGCAGATGTTCTTCGCCAACAACCACGACCAGGAGTTT GACCCACCAAAGGTTTACCCGCCTGTCCCAGCCGAGAAGAGGAAGCCCATCCGCGTGCTCTCGCTCTTCGATGGCATCGCCACAg GCCTACTGGTGCTGAAGGACCTGGGCATCCAGGTGGATCGCTACATCGCCTCCGAGGTGTGCGAGGACTCCATCACCGTGGGCATGGTGAGGCACCAGGGCAAGATCATGTACGTCGGGGACGTCCGAAATGTCACCCAGAAACAC ATACAGGAGTGGGGCCCGTTCGACCTGGTGATAGGGGGGAGCCCCTGCAACGACCTCTCCATCGTCAACCCGGCCAGGAAGGGGCTGTACG AGGGCACCGGGCGCCTCTTCTTCGAGTTTTACCGCCTCCTGCACGAAGCCCGGCCCAAGGAGGGCGACGACCGGCCCTTCTTCTGGCTCTTTGAGAACGTGGTGGCCATGGGGGTGAGCGACAAAAGGGACATCTCGCGCTTCCTCGAG TCCAACCCCGTCATGATCGATGCCAAAGAAGTGTCTGCGGCACACAGGGCGCGGTACTTCTGGGGGAACCTTCCCGGTATGAACAG GCCGCTGGCGTCCACAGTCAACGATAAGCTGGAACTCCAGGAGTGCCTGGAGCACGGCAGGATAGCCAAG TTCAGCAAGGTGCGAACCATCACCACCCGCTCCAACTCCATCAAGCAGGGCAAAGACCAGCATTTCCCCGTCTTCATGAACGAGAAGGAGGACATCCTGTGGTGCACGGAGATGGAGAG GGTCTTCGGCTTCCCGGTGCATTACACGGACGTGTCCAACATGAGCCGCCTGGCCCGGCAGAGACTGCTCGGCAGATCGTGGAGCGTGCCGGTGATCCGCCACCTCTTTGCTCCCCTGAAGGAATACTTTGCCTGCGTTTAA
- the DNMT3A gene encoding DNA (cytosine-5)-methyltransferase 3A isoform X1: MLERQHRDVPAARGAWRATGPVLTQVESSDTPKDIAAVPKCPPPCPEASPAEPLPNGDLEADGAQWKGAEEGGTSPKGGRPEEDETESLADGETGRALENGRCTPKEGLDAPADEGELAPSDPQKKRGRRKLLEAAEKSKEEKEENNFDSLKMEGSRGRLRGGLGWESSLRQRPMQRHTFQAGDPYYISKRKRDEWLARWKREAEKKAKVIAVMNVVEETPRAEPQKEEEASPPASQQPTDPASPNVATTPEPVVADAVDKNTSKSADDEPEYEDGRGFGIGELVWGKLRGFSWWPGRIVSWWMTGRSRAAEGTRWVMWFGDGKFSVVCVEKLLPLSSFSSAFHQATYNKQPMYRKAIYEVLQVASSRAGKIFPACPENDETDTSKVVEIQNKQMIEWALGGFQPSGPKGLEPPEEERNPYKEVYTEMWVEPEAAAYAPPPPAKKPRKSTTEKPKVKEIIDERTRERLVYEVRQKCRNIEDICISCGSLNVTLEHPLFIGGMCQNCKNCFLECAYQYDDDGYQSYCTICCGGREVLMCGNNNCCRCFCVECVDLLVGPGAAQAAIKEDPWNCYMCGHKGIYGLLRRREDWPSRLQMFFANNHDQEFDPPKVYPPVPAEKRKPIRVLSLFDGIATGLLVLKDLGIQVDRYIASEVCEDSITVGMVRHQGKIMYVGDVRNVTQKHIQEWGPFDLVIGGSPCNDLSIVNPARKGLYEGTGRLFFEFYRLLHEARPKEGDDRPFFWLFENVVAMGVSDKRDISRFLESNPVMIDAKEVSAAHRARYFWGNLPGMNRPLASTVNDKLELQECLEHGRIAKFSKVRTITTRSNSIKQGKDQHFPVFMNEKEDILWCTEMERVFGFPVHYTDVSNMSRLARQRLLGRSWSVPVIRHLFAPLKEYFACV, translated from the exons GTGGAAAGCAGTGACACCCCCAAAGACATCGCGGCCGTCCCCAAGTGCCCCCCGCCCTGCCCGGAGGCCAGCCCCGCCGAGCCGCTGCCCAACGGGGACCTGGAGGCCGACGGGGCCCAGTGGAAGGGCGCCGAGGAGGGGGGCACGAGCCCCAAGGGCGGGCGCCCCGAGGAGGACGAGACGGAGAGCCTGGCGGACGGCGAGACGGGCCGGGCGCTGGAGAACGGCCGCTGCACCCCCAAGGAGGGCCTGGACGCCCCGGCCGATGAGGGTGAGCTGGCCCCTTCCGACCCCCAGAAGAAACGCGGGAGGAGGAAACTCCTGGAGGCCGCAGAGAAAA gcaaggaggagaaggaggaaaacaacTTCGACAGCCTGAAAATGGAG GGCTCCCGCGGGCGGCTGCGCggcgggctgggctgggagtcGAGCCTGCGGCAGCGCCCCATGCAGCGGCACACCTTCCAGGCCGGGGACCCCTACTACATCAGCAAGAGGAAGCGGGACGAGTGGCTGGCCCGCTGGAAGCGGGAG gCGGAGAAGAAGGCGAAGGTGATCGCCGTGATGAACGTGGTGGAGGAGACGCCGCGGGCCGAGCcccagaaggaggaggaggccagCCCCCCCGCCTCGCAGCAGCCCACCGACCCCGCCTCGCCCAACGTGGCCACCACCCCTGAGCCCGTGGTGGCCGACGCCGTCGACAAGAACACCTCCAAATCCGCCGACGACGAGCCCGAGTACGAG GACGGCCGCGGTTTTGGCATCGGGGAGCTGGTGTGGGGCAAGCTGCGCGGCTTCTCCTGGTGGCCGGGGCGCATCGTGTCCTGGTGGATGACGGGACGGAGCCGGGCGGCCGAGGGCACCCGCTGGGTGATGTGGTTTGGGGACGGCAAGTTCTCGGTG GTCTGCGTGGAGAAGCTCCTGCCCCTCAGCTCCTTCTCCAGCGCCTTCCACCAGGCCACCTACAACAAGCAGCCCATGTACCGCAAAGCCATCTACGAGGTGCTGCAG GTGGCGAGCAGCAGAGCGGGGAAGATCTTCCCGGCGTGCCCCGAAAACGACGAGACCGACACCTCCAAGGTGGTGGAGATCCAGAACAAGCAGATGATCGAGTGGGCGCTGGGAGGCTTCCAGCCCTCCGGCCCCAAGGGCCTGGAGCCCCCCGAGG AGGAGCGCAACCCCTACAAAGAGGTGTACACGGAGATGTGGGTCGAGCCCGAAGCCGCTGCCTACGCACCGCCCCCGCCCGCCAAAAAGCCCAGAAAAAGCACAACGGAGAAACCCAAGGTCAAGGAAATCATCGACGAGCGCACCCGAG AGCGACTCGTCTATGAGGTGCGGCAGAAATGCAGGAACATCGAAG ATATCTGCATCTCCTGCGGGAGCCTCAACGTCACCCTGGAGCACCCTCTGTTCATCGGGGGGATGTGCCAAAACTGCAAG aACTGCTTCTTGGAGTGCGCGTACCAGTACGACGACGATGGTTACCAGTCCTACTGCACCATCTGCTGCGGCGGCCGCGAGGTGCTCATGTGCGGCAACAACAACTGCTGCAG GTGCTTTTGCGTGGAGTGCGTGGACCTGCTGGTGGGCCCGGGGGCGGCGCAGGCGGCCATCAAGGAGGACCCCTGGAACTGCTACATGTGCGGCCACAAGGGCATCTACGGGCTGCTGCGGCGGCGGGAGGATTGGCCCTCCCGCCTGCAGATGTTCTTCGCCAACAACCACGACCAGGAGTTT GACCCACCAAAGGTTTACCCGCCTGTCCCAGCCGAGAAGAGGAAGCCCATCCGCGTGCTCTCGCTCTTCGATGGCATCGCCACAg GCCTACTGGTGCTGAAGGACCTGGGCATCCAGGTGGATCGCTACATCGCCTCCGAGGTGTGCGAGGACTCCATCACCGTGGGCATGGTGAGGCACCAGGGCAAGATCATGTACGTCGGGGACGTCCGAAATGTCACCCAGAAACAC ATACAGGAGTGGGGCCCGTTCGACCTGGTGATAGGGGGGAGCCCCTGCAACGACCTCTCCATCGTCAACCCGGCCAGGAAGGGGCTGTACG AGGGCACCGGGCGCCTCTTCTTCGAGTTTTACCGCCTCCTGCACGAAGCCCGGCCCAAGGAGGGCGACGACCGGCCCTTCTTCTGGCTCTTTGAGAACGTGGTGGCCATGGGGGTGAGCGACAAAAGGGACATCTCGCGCTTCCTCGAG TCCAACCCCGTCATGATCGATGCCAAAGAAGTGTCTGCGGCACACAGGGCGCGGTACTTCTGGGGGAACCTTCCCGGTATGAACAG GCCGCTGGCGTCCACAGTCAACGATAAGCTGGAACTCCAGGAGTGCCTGGAGCACGGCAGGATAGCCAAG TTCAGCAAGGTGCGAACCATCACCACCCGCTCCAACTCCATCAAGCAGGGCAAAGACCAGCATTTCCCCGTCTTCATGAACGAGAAGGAGGACATCCTGTGGTGCACGGAGATGGAGAG GGTCTTCGGCTTCCCGGTGCATTACACGGACGTGTCCAACATGAGCCGCCTGGCCCGGCAGAGACTGCTCGGCAGATCGTGGAGCGTGCCGGTGATCCGCCACCTCTTTGCTCCCCTGAAGGAATACTTTGCCTGCGTTTAA
- the DNMT3A gene encoding DNA (cytosine-5)-methyltransferase 3A isoform X2 gives MLERQHRDVPAARGAWRATGPVLTQVESSDTPKDIAAVPKCPPPCPEASPAEPLPNGDLEADGAQWKGAEEGGTSPKGGRPEEDETESLADGETGRALENGRCTPKEGLDAPADEGKEEKEENNFDSLKMEGSRGRLRGGLGWESSLRQRPMQRHTFQAGDPYYISKRKRDEWLARWKREAEKKAKVIAVMNVVEETPRAEPQKEEEASPPASQQPTDPASPNVATTPEPVVADAVDKNTSKSADDEPEYEDGRGFGIGELVWGKLRGFSWWPGRIVSWWMTGRSRAAEGTRWVMWFGDGKFSVVCVEKLLPLSSFSSAFHQATYNKQPMYRKAIYEVLQVASSRAGKIFPACPENDETDTSKVVEIQNKQMIEWALGGFQPSGPKGLEPPEEERNPYKEVYTEMWVEPEAAAYAPPPPAKKPRKSTTEKPKVKEIIDERTRERLVYEVRQKCRNIEDICISCGSLNVTLEHPLFIGGMCQNCKNCFLECAYQYDDDGYQSYCTICCGGREVLMCGNNNCCRCFCVECVDLLVGPGAAQAAIKEDPWNCYMCGHKGIYGLLRRREDWPSRLQMFFANNHDQEFDPPKVYPPVPAEKRKPIRVLSLFDGIATGLLVLKDLGIQVDRYIASEVCEDSITVGMVRHQGKIMYVGDVRNVTQKHIQEWGPFDLVIGGSPCNDLSIVNPARKGLYEGTGRLFFEFYRLLHEARPKEGDDRPFFWLFENVVAMGVSDKRDISRFLESNPVMIDAKEVSAAHRARYFWGNLPGMNRPLASTVNDKLELQECLEHGRIAKFSKVRTITTRSNSIKQGKDQHFPVFMNEKEDILWCTEMERVFGFPVHYTDVSNMSRLARQRLLGRSWSVPVIRHLFAPLKEYFACV, from the exons GTGGAAAGCAGTGACACCCCCAAAGACATCGCGGCCGTCCCCAAGTGCCCCCCGCCCTGCCCGGAGGCCAGCCCCGCCGAGCCGCTGCCCAACGGGGACCTGGAGGCCGACGGGGCCCAGTGGAAGGGCGCCGAGGAGGGGGGCACGAGCCCCAAGGGCGGGCGCCCCGAGGAGGACGAGACGGAGAGCCTGGCGGACGGCGAGACGGGCCGGGCGCTGGAGAACGGCCGCTGCACCCCCAAGGAGGGCCTGGACGCCCCGGCCGATGAGG gcaaggaggagaaggaggaaaacaacTTCGACAGCCTGAAAATGGAG GGCTCCCGCGGGCGGCTGCGCggcgggctgggctgggagtcGAGCCTGCGGCAGCGCCCCATGCAGCGGCACACCTTCCAGGCCGGGGACCCCTACTACATCAGCAAGAGGAAGCGGGACGAGTGGCTGGCCCGCTGGAAGCGGGAG gCGGAGAAGAAGGCGAAGGTGATCGCCGTGATGAACGTGGTGGAGGAGACGCCGCGGGCCGAGCcccagaaggaggaggaggccagCCCCCCCGCCTCGCAGCAGCCCACCGACCCCGCCTCGCCCAACGTGGCCACCACCCCTGAGCCCGTGGTGGCCGACGCCGTCGACAAGAACACCTCCAAATCCGCCGACGACGAGCCCGAGTACGAG GACGGCCGCGGTTTTGGCATCGGGGAGCTGGTGTGGGGCAAGCTGCGCGGCTTCTCCTGGTGGCCGGGGCGCATCGTGTCCTGGTGGATGACGGGACGGAGCCGGGCGGCCGAGGGCACCCGCTGGGTGATGTGGTTTGGGGACGGCAAGTTCTCGGTG GTCTGCGTGGAGAAGCTCCTGCCCCTCAGCTCCTTCTCCAGCGCCTTCCACCAGGCCACCTACAACAAGCAGCCCATGTACCGCAAAGCCATCTACGAGGTGCTGCAG GTGGCGAGCAGCAGAGCGGGGAAGATCTTCCCGGCGTGCCCCGAAAACGACGAGACCGACACCTCCAAGGTGGTGGAGATCCAGAACAAGCAGATGATCGAGTGGGCGCTGGGAGGCTTCCAGCCCTCCGGCCCCAAGGGCCTGGAGCCCCCCGAGG AGGAGCGCAACCCCTACAAAGAGGTGTACACGGAGATGTGGGTCGAGCCCGAAGCCGCTGCCTACGCACCGCCCCCGCCCGCCAAAAAGCCCAGAAAAAGCACAACGGAGAAACCCAAGGTCAAGGAAATCATCGACGAGCGCACCCGAG AGCGACTCGTCTATGAGGTGCGGCAGAAATGCAGGAACATCGAAG ATATCTGCATCTCCTGCGGGAGCCTCAACGTCACCCTGGAGCACCCTCTGTTCATCGGGGGGATGTGCCAAAACTGCAAG aACTGCTTCTTGGAGTGCGCGTACCAGTACGACGACGATGGTTACCAGTCCTACTGCACCATCTGCTGCGGCGGCCGCGAGGTGCTCATGTGCGGCAACAACAACTGCTGCAG GTGCTTTTGCGTGGAGTGCGTGGACCTGCTGGTGGGCCCGGGGGCGGCGCAGGCGGCCATCAAGGAGGACCCCTGGAACTGCTACATGTGCGGCCACAAGGGCATCTACGGGCTGCTGCGGCGGCGGGAGGATTGGCCCTCCCGCCTGCAGATGTTCTTCGCCAACAACCACGACCAGGAGTTT GACCCACCAAAGGTTTACCCGCCTGTCCCAGCCGAGAAGAGGAAGCCCATCCGCGTGCTCTCGCTCTTCGATGGCATCGCCACAg GCCTACTGGTGCTGAAGGACCTGGGCATCCAGGTGGATCGCTACATCGCCTCCGAGGTGTGCGAGGACTCCATCACCGTGGGCATGGTGAGGCACCAGGGCAAGATCATGTACGTCGGGGACGTCCGAAATGTCACCCAGAAACAC ATACAGGAGTGGGGCCCGTTCGACCTGGTGATAGGGGGGAGCCCCTGCAACGACCTCTCCATCGTCAACCCGGCCAGGAAGGGGCTGTACG AGGGCACCGGGCGCCTCTTCTTCGAGTTTTACCGCCTCCTGCACGAAGCCCGGCCCAAGGAGGGCGACGACCGGCCCTTCTTCTGGCTCTTTGAGAACGTGGTGGCCATGGGGGTGAGCGACAAAAGGGACATCTCGCGCTTCCTCGAG TCCAACCCCGTCATGATCGATGCCAAAGAAGTGTCTGCGGCACACAGGGCGCGGTACTTCTGGGGGAACCTTCCCGGTATGAACAG GCCGCTGGCGTCCACAGTCAACGATAAGCTGGAACTCCAGGAGTGCCTGGAGCACGGCAGGATAGCCAAG TTCAGCAAGGTGCGAACCATCACCACCCGCTCCAACTCCATCAAGCAGGGCAAAGACCAGCATTTCCCCGTCTTCATGAACGAGAAGGAGGACATCCTGTGGTGCACGGAGATGGAGAG GGTCTTCGGCTTCCCGGTGCATTACACGGACGTGTCCAACATGAGCCGCCTGGCCCGGCAGAGACTGCTCGGCAGATCGTGGAGCGTGCCGGTGATCCGCCACCTCTTTGCTCCCCTGAAGGAATACTTTGCCTGCGTTTAA